Below is a genomic region from Persicimonas caeni.
CTCATCACCCACCAATCGTTACTTCAAAACCTTCCCAACCCGCTTTTTTCCACGCCGCGAGTACTTCGTCGGCGCCGTCGGGGGTGAGCGCGAACACGCATCCGCCGCCGCCGGCGCCGGTGAGCTTGGCGCCCAAGGCGCCCGCCTGGCGGGCGGTGTGGCAGGCCGCGTCGATGGCGGCGGTGCTCACGCCCAGCGCGCACAGCGCGCCGTGGTTGATCTCCATCAACTCGCCCACCCGCGACCAGTCGCCTTCGCGCAGGGCCTCGGTGGCCGTGCGCGCGGTGTCGCCGACGAGCATGTTCAGGTAGTCGACCAGTTGGCCTTCGCGCCTCTTGCGCGCGGCGACCTTGCCGACCATCTCGGCGGTCGAGGCGGCGGGGCCGGCCTGACATACCGCCAGCGTCAAGGGCGGCGCCTCGACGGGCGCGGCCTCGATGCGCTCGCCGCGCGAAAAGAAGATCAAGCCGCCTTCGGTG
It encodes:
- the mvk gene encoding mevalonate kinase, which encodes MSNSVSEARGSGRAKLILFGEHAVVYGKPAVVAGLPRGARSVARTAGADTSTITLRSADDEVMADRVVSDPNGEPLAASFHAILQQFDARAPVDLDVTLEVPVGVGLGSSAAMAVATARAVGELFGEPDRVDDAVRASEEVFHGNPSGIDQLAATEGGLIFFSRGERIEAAPVEAPPLTLAVCQAGPAASTAEMVGKVAARKRREGQLVDYLNMLVGDTARTATEALREGDWSRVGELMEINHGALCALGVSTAAIDAACHTARQAGALGAKLTGAGGGGCVFALTPDGADEVLAAWKKAGWEGFEVTIGG